A single region of the Apodemus sylvaticus chromosome 7, mApoSyl1.1, whole genome shotgun sequence genome encodes:
- the Pdcd7 gene encoding programmed cell death protein 7, translating to MALPPFFAQSRQGPPPPQPPPSAPFGCPPPPLPSPAFPPPLPQRPGPFPGASAPFLQPPLALQPRAPAEASRGGGGGGGGVFFPVPPPPLPPPPPPPQCRPFPGPDVVERPRPPPPGPGPPWSPRWAEAPPPPDVLGDAALQRLRDRQWLEAVFGNPRRPGGLRTPRTPSGPSLGEVRARLRAALRLVRRLRSLGQSLREAEADGAAWASLHAQTAPLRAELAEQVQPLAQAAYVGEARRRLERVRRRRLRLRERAREREAEREAEAAQATEREQEIDRWRVKCVQEVEEKKREQELKAAADGVLAEVRKKQSDTKRMVDILRALEKLRKLRKEAAARKGVCPPAAADETFEHHLQRLRKLIKKRSELYEAEERALRVMLEGEQEEERRRELEKKQRKEKEKLLLQKREIESKLFGDPDEFPLAQLLQPFRQYYLQAEHSLPALIQIRHDWDQYLVPSDHPKGNSVPQGWVLPPLPSNDIWATAIQLH from the exons ATGGCCCTGCCACCTTTTTTCGCCCAGAGCCGTCAGGGACCGCCGCCCCCGCAGCCACCGCCTTCCGCTCCATTCGGCTGTCCGCCCCCGCCGCTGCCCTCTCCGGCTTTTCCGCCGCCTCTTCCCCAGCGACCCGGCCCCTTCCCGGGGGCATCTGCCCCTTTCCTCCAGCCTCCGCTGGCTCTGCAGCCCCGCGCGCCGGCCGAGGCCTcccgcggcggcggcggtggcggtggcggcgtcTTCTTCCCGGTGCCACCcccaccgctgccgccgccaccgccgccgccgcagtGCCGGCCCTTCCCGGGGCCCGACGTCGTCGAGCGTCCACGGCCACCGCCTCCAGGCCCTGGGCCGCCCTGGAGCCCGCGCTGGGCCGaggcgccgccgccgcccgacGTGCTCGGAGACGCGGCCCTCCAGCGCCTGCGTGATCGGCAGTGGCTGGAGGCGGTGTTCGGGAACCCTCGGCGGCCGGGCGGCCTCCGGACCCCGCGCACACCCTCCGGGCCCAGCTTGGGCGAAGTACGCGCGCGGTTGCGTGCCGCTTTGCGTTTGGTGCGACGGCTACGCAGCCTGGGGCAGTCCCTGCGTGAGGCCGAGGCCGACGGAGCGGCCTGGGCCTCTCTGCACGCTCAGACGGCGCCACTGCGAGCGGAGCTAGCCGAGCAGGTGCAGCCCCTGGCCCAGGCCGCCTATGTGGGCGAGGCGCGACGGAGGCTGGAGAGGGTCCGGCGCCGCCGGCTGCGGCTTCGTGAGAGGGCCCGGGAACGTGAGGCTGAGCGGGAGGCGGAGGCCGCGCAGGCCACGGAACGGGAGCAGGAGATTGACCGGTGGAGGGTGAAGTGCGTGCAGGAAGTGGAAGAAAAGAAGCGG gaacaggaactcaaagcagctgCTGATGGGGTCTTAGCTGAAGTAAGGAAAAAACAATCAGACACCAAAAGAATGGTGGACATCCTGCGTGCtttagagaaactgaggaaactgaggaaagaaGCTGCAGCCAGGAAAG GGGTCTGTCCTCCTGCTGCAGCTGATGAGACTTTTGAGCACCATCTTCAGCGGCTAAGAAAACTCATTAAAAAGCGCTCTGAACTGTATGAAGCTGAAGAGAGAGCCCTCCGAGTTATGCTAGAaggagaacaggaggaagagaggagaagagaactggaaaagaaacagagaaaagagaaagagaaacttctACTTCAGAAACGTGAAATTGAGTCCAAGTTATTCGGGGATCCAG aTGAGTTCCCGCTTGCCCAGCTCTTGCAGCCATTCCGTCAGTATTACCTCCAGGCTGAGCACTCGCTGCCCGCGCTCATTCAGATAAG